Proteins from a genomic interval of Ictalurus furcatus strain D&B chromosome 2, Billie_1.0, whole genome shotgun sequence:
- the LOC128601020 gene encoding uncharacterized protein LOC128601020, whose translation MESVFWPMLILQFLLLQLSYNAALLQAVSILLQRRRQAFLERAAALGPSVRLPPLPTKSRSCWMRVRSRDWWERVVLQEFSDAEWREHFRMCRGSFAKLCDLMKDVMSPGEMTVRPAIPLEMRVAIALYKLGGCGEYRSIAYRFGVHKTTVMKFVYMFCKGIVNQAIGHFVNMPSLQEACSIAERFESKFCIPQVLGCVGLTHIPVLAPSDGYMNFLNRKGWTSYVLQGVVDDNYCFWSASCKVPGGAHDATVFKQSQLFNMAHLLPKHNCDIGGTQVNFLVLGDTAYPLLEWLMKAYTPSPTLTPQQNSFNVYLNDARAAMEIAFGRLKARWRVLLKRSDFHYTFSPYVAITCCALHNFCVRENESFPQAWMEEAAALERAVPQPKKQPHSQSNNAGEAVRRVLTEYVASNFPLRMQEQ comes from the exons atggaatCTGTATTCTGGCCGATGTTAATTTTGCAGTTTTTATTGCTGCAATTATCATATAATGCTGCCCTTCTGCAAGCGGTCTCCATTTTATTACAAAGACGTAGGCAAGCGTTTCTGGAGCGCGCGGCGGCTCTCGGGCCCAGTGTGCGTCTTCCTCCGTTACCGACAAAAAGCCGCTCGTGCTGGATGCGCGTCCGGAGTCGGGACTGGTGGGAGAGAGTGGTGCTGCAGGAGTTCTCAGACGCAGAATGGAGAGAGCATTTCAGGATGTGTCGCGGATCTTTTGCGAAACTGTGTGACCTGATGAAAGACGTCATGAGCCCCGGGGAGATGACCGTGCGACCCGCGATCCCTTTAGAAATGCGGGTGGCCATAGCGCTGTATAAGCTCGGCGGCTGCGGGGAGTACAGGTCAATCGCGTACCGCTTTGGTGTCCATAAGACGACGGTGATGAAATTTGTTTACATGTTCTGTAAAGGCATTGTAAACCAAGCGATAGGACACTTCGTCAACATGCCGAGCCTGCAGGAAGCCTGCTCCATCGCTGAGCGCTTTGAGAGCAAGTTCTGTATTCCTCAGGTTCTCGGATGTGTTGGTTTAACCCACATCCCTGTCCTGGCTCCCAGTGATGGCTACATGAATTTTCTCAACCGTAAGGGTTGGACATCTTATGTGCTGCAAGGCGTCGTTGATGACAATTATTG CTTCTGGAGTGCGAGCTGTAAAGTTCCTGGAGGTGCCCATGATGCCACTGTATTTAAGCAATCCCAGCTGTTCAACATGGCTCACCTTCTTCCTAAG CATAACTGTGACATCGGTGGAACACAAGTCAACTTCCTTGTTCTTGGTGACACAGCCTACCCACTCCTGGAATGGCTCATGAAGGCATATACCCCCAGTCCTACTCTAACCCCTCAGCAAAATTCCTTTAACGTTTACCTTAATGATGCAAGAGCTGCAATGGAAATTGCCTTTGGGAGGTTGAAAGCAAGATGGAGGGTTCTTCTGAAGAGAAGTGACTTCCACTATACCTTTTCACCATATGTTGCAATTACTTGCTGTGCGCTGCACAATTTCTGCGTAAGGGAAAACGAATCTTTCCCTCAAGCCTGGATGGAAGAGGCTGCTGCTTTGGAGAGAGCTGTGCCGCAGCCAAAGAAACAGCCACATTCACAATCAAATAATGCTGGTGAAGCTGTAAGGCGGGTCCTCACGGAATATGTGGCCAGCAATTTTCCTCTTCGCATGCAAGAACAATAA